One Pecten maximus chromosome 16, xPecMax1.1, whole genome shotgun sequence DNA window includes the following coding sequences:
- the LOC117344670 gene encoding nucleoporin GLE1-like has translation MAQCTCLSHKGTVHLGVPYNGMVHMSVPHKGTVPLCVPHKGTVHLSVPYKGTVPLCVPYKDTVPLCVPSKGTVHLSAPYKDTVPLSVPYQGKEGHYIIVERRRREKAEREMRELEGRKKRKEEVELRRKKEETERVIAQNKRKAEQRRRRDEKREAEYERQTQEVIRKDKIREEQEKKQKERRVAKQERKKEERMRRKDIFKDLLNDMLKEIAEEEEEENRRRKVDKEEEKLKKAKEEEEKERKRKKSSNEFEDAQASSFLQSLEPTLSGDSDSADY, from the exons ATGGCACAGTGCACATGTCTGTCCCACAAAGGCACGGTGCACCTTGGTGTCCCATATAATGGCATGGTGCACATGTCTGTCCCACATAAAGGCACGGTGCCCCTGTGTGTCCCACATAAAGGCACGGTGCACCTGTCTGTCCCATATAAAGGCACGGTGCCCCTGTGTGTCCCATATAAAGACACGGTGCCCCTGTGTGTCCCATCTAAAGGCACGGTGCACCTGTCTGCCCCATATAAAGACACGGTGCCCCTGTCTGTCCCATATCAAGGCAAG GAAGGACATTACATAATAGTggagaggaggaggagggag AAAGCGGAAAGAGAGATGAGAGAACTGGAGGGACGGAAGAAGAGGAAGGAGGAGGTGGAGCTGAGGAGGAAAAAGGAGGAAACCGAAAGAGTGATAGCACAAAATAAAAGGAAAGCTGAACAGAGAAGGCGTAGAGATGAAAAGAGGGAAGCAGAATACGAAAGGCAAACGCAGGAAGTAATCAGGAAGGACAAGATTAGAGAGGAACaggaaaagaaacaaaaggaGAGACGTGTAGCaaaacaggagaggaaaaaggAAGAGAGAATGAGAagaaaagatatttttaaagat TTGTTGAATGACATGCTGAAAGAGATAGCggaggaagaggaggaggaaAATAGGAGAAGAAAG GTCGATAAAGAGGAGGAGAAACTTAAGAAGGCGAAAGAGGAGGAGGAAAAGGAGAGGAAGAGAAAG AAATCTTCCAATGAGTTTGAAGACGCTCAGGCCTCCTCCTTCCTGCAGTCCCTGGAGCCAACACTCTCTGGTGACAGCGACAGCGCCGATTACTGA